The following are encoded together in the Daphnia magna isolate NIES linkage group LG8, ASM2063170v1.1, whole genome shotgun sequence genome:
- the LOC116929145 gene encoding uncharacterized protein LOC116929145, with product MRTCLLFISTCFVAFLSVNGRGNRRFAPHYSEFPSYHRLLVDGSLDDDFNHQQPMENHLQGIWPYYAEPIDDYPDYLANRPQLSDPRYDGRHREQSPFPRFLRLGRVGKESLRNRMQTTRQQLSKRSFGQTYQHDEDTSGAVGPPPNIYDHLPSTAEDGEPTSLLAEQRYDQGDKSLENNRPILKKGDPLNSLARFFGSRIFGLFQPQYYPFQYAAAPPGPPGPPGATGPTGPTGIGIPGIPGVPGAAGAAGAAGAAGAAGAAGPTGATGRFWNTWSSRSYWPVWSFWLPRSYWCYRSSRNFRRNRSHRCVRCCRPYGSSGYYWSHWPRRTVRCHWSTWNYWGTRSCRPRRSKWCSRSNRRNRPLRYNRSSRTNRRCWCVGAAGASGVAGSAGATGPSGPPGPTGTAGSGPAGSAGSAGAAGSAGAAGSPGAAGPPGPPGPAGAPGPFGPAGRMADGSDNFEDDLGAVHIGSDSDYLTQSIHLPSDQQVQPENWLEPEQKVKPMRVLKKPMKSANSTDSSTDLNDNTKPVGPQISSEPSTSNESHQHLPSVASKPKNETIEMSNQMVAMQPVPEPKLSETKSRNSSQQVTLESVHQPDNRTTSDAGKLSEPMTEKPVTLGSSIRPAIAKQPTQKPIKSVPAVKSQVTTTKPREKQKPLQPPKSMTVDPKPIKKSVKPAHAEKGHKKRTHQPTANEQKSAPKKKNAEQGKPIKPSGHSAGPTEANAAAKLKRNQVKTELEEEPDELLQKGIRCSRFGC from the exons ATGCGGACTTGTTTGCTATTCATTTCGACCTGTTTTGTCGCTTTCTTGTCCGTTAATGGCCGAGGCAATAGAAGATTCGCACCGCATTATTCCGAATTTCCATCGTATCATCGTTTACTAGTTGATGGTTCGTTAGACGATGATTTCAATCATCAGCAGCCAATGGAAAACCATCTGCAAG GAATCTGGCCTTATTATGCTGAGCCCATTGACGATTATCCCGACTATTTGGCCAACCGGCCACAACTATCCGATCCGAGATACGATGGCAGACATAGAGAACAATCCCCTTTCCCTCGATTTCTAAGGCTCGGCCGTGTCGGCAAAGAAAGTCTTCGTAACAGGATGCAAACTACTCGCCAACAGCTATCGAAAA GGTCGTTTGGTCAAACCTACCAGCACGACGAAGACACTTCTGGTGCCGTTGGACCACCACCAAACATCTACGATCACCTACCATCAACTGCTGAGGACGGTGAACCCACCA GTCTGCTGGCTGAACAAAGATACGACCAAGGAGACAAATCGTTAGAAAACAACCGTCCGATTCTTAAGAAGGGCGACCCGTTGAACAGCCTTGCAAGGTTCTTTGGATCGAGAATTTTCGGATTGTTCCAGCCGCAATATTATCCGTTCCAGTACGCTGCAGCGCCACCCG GTCCTCCTGGACCACCAGGAGCAACTGGGCCTACTGGGCCAACAGGAATAGGTATTCCTGGTATACCTGGAGTGCCCGGAGCAGCCGGAGCGGCCGGAGCGGCGGGCGCGGCTGGAGCAGCTGGCGCTGCAGGCCCAACTGGTGCAACCGGGCGCTTCTGGAACACCTGGAGCAGCAGGTCCTACTGGCCCGTCTGGTCCTTCTGGCTCCCCAGGTCCTACTGGTGCTACAGGTCCAGCAGGAACTTCAGGCGCAACAGGTCCCACCGGTGCGTCAGGTGCTGCAGGCCCTACGGGTCCTCCGGGTACTACTGGAGCCACTGGCCCCGCAGGACCGTCCGGTGCCACTGGTCCACCTGGAACTATTGGGGCACCAGGTCCTGCAGGCCAAGACGGTCTAAATGGTGCAGCCGGTCCAACAGGCGCAACAGGCCCCTCAGGTACAACCGGAGCAGCAGGACCAACAGGCGCTGCTGGTGTGTCGGGGCAGCTGGAGCGTCAGGCGTTGCAG GGTCAGCCGGTGCAACCGGCCCTTCCGGTCCTCCTGGACCAACGGGTACGGCGGGATCAGGCCCTGCTGGTTCCGCTGGATCAGCTGGGGCAGCAGGCTCAGCTGGTGCAGCGGGAAGTCCCGGTGCAGCCGGACCACCGGGTCCCCCTGGCCCTGCTGGCGCTCCAGGTCCATTCGGCCCAGCCGGCCGTATGGCTGATGGCTCGGACAATTTTGAAGACGATCTTGGTGCAGTCCATATTGGCTCCGATTCCGACTATTTGACGCAATCCATCCATCTTCCGTCC GACCAACAGGTTCAACCTGAGAACTGGTTGGAGCCAGAGCAAAAGGTGAAGCCGATGAGAGTGTTAAAGAAACCGATGAAATCAGCCAACTCAACCGACAGCAGCACGGACTTGAACGACAACACTAAACCGGTTGGACCGCAGATTTCATCTGAACCATCAACGTCAAATGAATCGCACCAACATCTGCCATCGGTGGCATCGAAACCGAAGAATGAGACCATCGAAATGAGCAATCAAATGGTCGCAATGCAACCCGTTCCAGAACCGAAATTGAGTGAGACAAAGTCGCGAAATTCGAGCCAACAAGTGACGCTGGAATCGGTTCATCAACCTGACAATCGGACAACATCCGATGCGGGGAAATTGAGCGAGCCAATGACAGAGAAGCCCGTGACATTGGGCTCCAGCATTCGGCCAGCGATTGCGAAACAGCCGACACAAAAACCGATCAAGTCAGTGCCGGCAGTGAAGAGCCAAGTGACGACGACCAAACCGAGAGAGAAGCAGAAACCGCTGCAACCGCCAAAGTCGATGACGGTTGATCCGAAGCCAATCAAGAAGTCGGTTAAACCAGCGCATGCCGAAAAGGGACACAAAAAACGGACACATCAGCCGACAGCCAACGAGCAGAAAAGTGcgccaaagaaaaagaatgccGAGCAAGGGAAACCAATCAAGCCATCGGGCCATTCAGCCGGACCGACGGAAGCCAACGCAGCCGCGAAATTAAAGAGAAACCAAGTGAAAACGGAATTGGAAGAGGAACCGGATGAGCTGCTCCAAAAGGGCATCCGATGCAGCAGATTCGGCTGTTAA
- the LOC123475519 gene encoding uncharacterized protein LOC123475519, giving the protein MAELSKTTMLATQLNRSEAFPTMALNKMFALLAVLLFNGLLSNTSPIISPPSGIQTRLGVKVDIDAYGVERSYEPFNRQPNLYMNVTYDLYEVDPAVLPTVRAEIMLEDDMANNEKLRIIWDIAVAANPTYNSEQLAAYAYSMTEPEYLYAAFNEETSAFRDDSDYNSYYYKGYFGLLLLACQDYEFELYRGVSYTVPAEVNQYIRFNRFLSSSTNLEIAQNYASTSSGQGTLFIIQGKKSANHIAPYSVVPGVEEYLISQEEQFFVTAIGDVIFPDGNKATQITMSSVSYSY; this is encoded by the exons ATGGCTGAGCTCAGCAAGACTACAATGCTCGCCACACAGTTGAACAGATCTGAAGCTTTTCCGACGATGGCGCTGAATAAAATGTTTGCCTTGCTTGCTGTTCTTCTGTTCAATGGTCTTTTAAGTAACAC ATCGCCAATAATCAGTCCCCCATCAGGAATCCAAACTCGTCTTGGTGTGAAAGTCGATATAGACGCATACGGAGTAGAAAGGTCATACGAACCCTTCAATCGGCAACCCAACTTGTACATGAACGTCACGTACGATCTTTACGAGGTGGATCCTGCAGTACTTCCTACGGTTCGAGCTGAGATTATGCTCGAGGACGATATGGCaaacaatgaaaaattaagaattattTGGGACATTGCTGTCGCTGCTAACCCTACTTACAATTCA GAACAATTGGCCGCATATGCGTACTCCATGACAGAACCCGAATATCTTTACGCTGCGTTCAATGAAGAAACAAGCGCATTCCGCGATGATTCAGACTATAATTCATACTACTACAAGGGATATTTTGGTCTTCTTTTGCTAGCGTGTCAAGATTATGAGTTTGAGCTTTACAGGGGAGTCAGTTACACAGTGCCAGCTGAAGTGAACCAGTATATCCGTTTCAACAGGTTCCTGTCATCTAGTACGAATTTGGAAATTGCTCAAAATTACGCCAGTACTTCCAGCGGGCAAGGGACGCTTTTTATAATCCAGGGAAAGAAAAGCGCAAACCACATCGCCCCGTACAGTGTTGTACCAGGAGTTGAAGAATACCTTATTTCTCAAGAGGAGCAGTTTTTCGTAACAGCCATCGGTGACGTGATTTTTCCGGACGGGAATAAGGCCACTCAAATAACGATGTCTTCAGTCAGCTACTCGTATTGA
- the LOC116929150 gene encoding 4-coumarate--CoA ligase 3, producing the protein MSLNIRSSLRQALLLANQATNGQKAALGQLAPSLKMNPTPVASKFENNIVTSPFGDCKLHDMSMVQKLFESASRWPTKIATECGVTGRKYSYEMMRQLIRRFGSALTRMGFQKGEVFAIISPNIPEFPIALYGASGAGMPVSLVNPTYTAEEMARQLSINGATALFGVAPMAATLKEVARLCPTIRRIILLGPPQEGIVSFQEMAQDSGDLFNENLDVNVKEDIFLLPHSSGTSGLPKSVMLTHFNMSSNVMQFLEPGGTNHQLATSEYQDTYICLLPFFHTYGITILMNTGFQTGAKLVTLPQFDVQTYFKAIDDHKPTAMHIVPPLASLLLQYPALKTESFSRLHTIFCGAAPLNVKTSAKLIERLNNPNTSLQEGYGLTETSPGILMSPLGNTKFGSCGPPISRSKAKVINHNVSDQALGPYQEGELYLSGPQIMKGYYNNPEATKEMISEDGWLRTGDVAYYDEEGNFYIVDRLKELIKVKGFQVAPAELEDILITHPAIAEAAVIGIPDEQAGEVPRAYVVKRPGMDSVSDDEIGAFVNSKISAHKQIKGGIQFCAAIPKNNMGKILRKDLRVQYANETMDKIYSATDSTARQLADL; encoded by the exons ATGTCCCTCAACATAAGATCGTCGCTGCGGCAAGCACTACTGCTAGCCAACCAGGCAACCAATGGCCAGAAAGCCGCATTGGGTCAACTTGCTCCTTCGCTCAAAATGAATCCGACCCCGGTGGCCTCTAAATTTGAAAACAACATCGTCACATCGCCGTTTGGTGATTGCAAACTCCACGACATGTCGATGGTCCAAAAGCTTTTCGAAAGTGCCAGCCGCTGGCCCACCAAAATCGCAACG GAATGCGGAGTAACTGGACGTAAATACAGTTACGAAATGATGCGCCAATTGATTCGTCGTTTCGGCAGTGCGCTGACTCGAATGGGATTCCAAAAGGGCGAAGTGTTTGCCATCATTTCGCCAAACATTCCAGAATTCCCTATCGCGTTGTATGGAGCCTCCGGTGCTGGAATGCCCGTCTCTTTGGTCAACCCTACCTACACTGCTG AGGAAATGGCTCGTCAATTGTCCATCAATGGCGCCACTGCTCTTTTTGGTGTTGCACCGATGGCAGCGACGTTGAAAGAGGTGGCCCGTCTTTGCCCAACTATTCGACGCATCATCCTGTTGGGTCCACCTCAAGAAGGAATCGTCTCTTTCCAGGAAATGGCGCAAGATTCTGGTGATCTTTTCAACGAAAACCTCGAC GTTAATGTCAAGGAGGATATCTTCCTGCTGCCCCACTCTAGCGGAACATCAG GTTTGCCAAAGAGCGTCATGTTGACCCACTTCAACATGAGTTCAAACGTCATGCAATTCTTGGAACCTGGCGGCACCAATCACCAACTGGCTACATCCGAATACCAAGACACCTACATCTGTCTCCTTCCCTTCTTCCACACGTATGGCATCACGATTCTGATGAACACGGGATTCCAGACGGGCGCCAAATTGGTGACACTGCCACAATTCGACGTCCAAACTTACTTTAAAGCCATCGACGACCACAAG CCGACGGCCATGCACATTGTCCCCCCTCTTGCGTCCCTTCTTCTCCAATATCCGGCCCTGAAAACCGAATCGTTCAGTCGGTTGCACACGATTTTCTGCGGTGCGGCTCCTCTGAACGTTAAAACGTCGGCCAAGTTGATTGAACGACTAAACAATCCAAACACTAGTCTGCAAGAAG GTTACGGACTTACGGAAACATCCCCAGGAATTCTGATGTCTCCGTTGGGTAATACCAAGTTCGGCTCGTGCGGTCCCCCTATTTCCCGTTCAAAGGCCAAAGTCATCAATCACAATGTGAGCGATCAAGCTCTAGGACCGTACCAAGAGGGCGAACTCTACCTGTCTGGACCGCAGATCATGAAGGGCTACTACAACAATCCCGAAGCCACCAAAGAAATGATTAGCGAAGACGGTTGGCTACGTACTGGCGATGTGGCCTATTACGACGAAGAAGGCAATTTCTACATCGTCGATCGATTGAAAGAGCTCATCAAAGTCAAGGGattccag GTTGCTCCGGCTGAGCTGGAAGACATCCTCATCACCCATCCTGCCATTGCGGAGGCGGCCGTTATTGGAATCCCCGACGAACAGGCGGGCGAAGTTCCACGCGCTTACGTGGTGAAGAGACCTGGAATGGATTCCGTCAGCGATGATGAGATCGGGGCGTTCGTCAATTCCAAAATATCGGCCCACAAGCAAATCAAGGGAGGCATCCAATTTTGCGCTGCCATCCCCAAAAACAACATGGGCAAAATCCTGCGCAAAGACTTGAGGGTCCAATACGCTAATGAAACCATGGATAAAATCTATTCCGCAACGGATTCAACTGCGCGTCAGCTGGCCGATCTCTAA
- the LOC116929170 gene encoding uncharacterized protein LOC116929170 has product MSSTASLDGSYEDSLPGEDQVFTDKDRPLKWIEKFETEMMDFSDSDCTEPKHIVKAFLELELDRESRILDVLAGTGLVAELLRPHGYVNIDAIDGRKDMLTLSNKKQLYKNFYVSLLGCQYTAPIQSDIYDVLIASGAFAPGRLHSDAFCDLLRITKPGGIITWSMRTDYGPISPRFANFDAHIEDLVTNGVWKHYVPRKTIKPYVHGSEGYVYTMQRI; this is encoded by the exons ATGTCTTCTACAGCATCGCTCGATGGTAGCTACGAGGACAGCCTGCCTGGCGAGGACCAGGTATTTACAGACAAGGACAGGCCACTGAAATGGATCGAAAAG TTCGAGACAGAAATGATGGATTTTTCAGACAGCGACTGCACCGAACCCAAGCACATCGTCAAGGCATTCCTTGAGCTCGAGCTGGACCGCGAGTCACGGATTTTGGATGTCTTGGCCGGCACTGGACTCGTTGCTGAATTG CTGCGTCCCCACGGCTATGTTAACATCGACGCTATTGACGGCAGAAAAGATATGCTGACACTGTCCAATAAGAAACAACTGTACAAGAATTTCTACGTTTCGCTATTGGGATGTCAGTATACAGCGCCCATTCAAAGCG ATATCTATGATGTTCTTATCGCTAGTGGAGCATTCGCTCCAGGTCGGCTCCATTCGGATGCATTCTGCGATCTTCTTCGCATAACGAAACCAG GTGGAATTATCACGTGGAGCATGCGCACCGATTACGGACCGATCTCGCCGAGATTCGCTAATTTCGACGCTCACATCGAGGATTTGGTGACGAACGGCGTATGGAAACATTACGTCCCTCGTAAGACGATCAAACCTTACGTCCACGGTTCCGAAGGTTATGTCTACACCATGCAGAGGATCTAG
- the LOC116929169 gene encoding cuticle protein 6: MKSTIACLLVLAVAAQAQYFGNYGYGLGGYGAYYGGYYPYTGVRTAAVPAAYPVSYGYPSFSASQYHAQDELGQARFGYAHPGQAASNLRDAFGNQVGSYAYFNPEGKEVRVSYTADSRGFRVLSNDLPVAPVSNLVAPVPVQDTPEVAKAKAEHAVAVAAAQAAAPAAPTTEVRLKRQSEAAHPFPAHVGVGQIGGAHPGPAHVGAGQIGGAHPGPAHVGANHRGGAHPCPAFVAC, from the exons ATGAAATCCACG ATTGCTTGCCTGTTGGTGTTGGCTGTCGCCGCCCAAGCTCAATACTTTGGCAACTACGGATACGGACTCGGTGGATATGGTGCATACTACGGAGGATACTACCCCTACACCGGTGTTCGAACTGCTGCCGTCCCTGCTGCCTACCCCGTTTCTTATGGTTACCCATCTTTCTCCGCCAGCCAGTACCACGCACAGGATGAGCTCGGCCAGGCCCGTTTCGGCTATGCCCACCCAGGACAGGCCGCTTCCAACCTTCGTGATGCTTTCGGCAACCAAGTCGGCAGCTACGCTTACTTCAACCCAGAGGGTAAAGAGGTCCGCGTTTCCTACACCGCCGACTCACGAGGCTTCCGCGTCCTCTCCAACGACCTGCCCGTTGCCCCAGTCTCCAACTTGGTAGCCCCCGTCCCAGTCCAGGACACCCCCGAGGTTGCCAAAGCCAAGGCTGAACACGCTGTGGCCGTTGCTGCTGCTCAAGCTGCTGCTCCCGCCGCCCCAACCACCGAAGTCCGATTGAAACGCCAAAGCGAAGCAGCTCATCCATTCCCCGCCCACGTCGGAGTTGGTCAGATCGGTGGAGCCCATCCCGGCCCTGCCCATGTTGGTGCCGGTCAAATCGGTGGTGCTCACCCTGGCCCTGCTCATGTCGGAGCTAACCACCGAGGTGGAGCTCATCCTTGCCCTGCTTTTGTCgcttgttaa
- the LOC116929160 gene encoding probable endo-beta-1,4-glucanase celB, translating to MFLLVILALAHCSSANDAVENDLNQARTTGALDFTVQVCSSLGNCQPLATGLVVDNNWRGVYYNLCYDPKRCDKIPTVSEYQTLFGLTVSPSRTHLNLTYVANAPGPRIYLTTGPGTNSYQMVYLLNRELSFDVDLSTVGCGLNAAFFFVAMEADGGTARYGYKGPVYGTGYCDAQLASTNKPTCHELDIIESNSLTTLLATHTCNASQYCEPTGCGFMPYPLGQTKFYGRGRTFSVDTTKPFTVVTRFVTVDGKDTGNLKEIQRFYKQNGRIIPNPTVGGNFNSVSDAYCRYYGLNNLGGLSASMTQGLKKGMVLTMGLWGDLKNPDFMGWLDKPPYGPCPVYSNPNPRVTYGNIKYGPIGSTA from the exons ATGTTTCTTTTAGTCATTTTAGCCTTAGCCCATTGCTCGTCTGCCAACGATGCAGTCGAAAATGATTTGAACCAGGCTCGTACAACGGGAGCCCTTGATTTCACCGTCCAAGTATGTAGCAGTTTAGGTAACTGTCAACCCCTAGCTACTGGGCTGGTTGTCGATAACAACTGGAGAGGCGTCTACTACAACCTCTGCTACGATCCCAAGCGTTGCGACAAG ATTCCCACAGTTAGTGAATATCAAACTCTGTTTGGGCTGACTGTGTCGCCTTCACGCACTCATCTGAACCTCACCTACGTGGCCAATGCTCCGGGACCCCGCATTTATTTGACCACCGGTCCCGGCACCAACAG TTATCAGATGGTTTATCTGTTGAATCGAGAACTGAGTTTCGACGTCGACTTGTCCACCGTCGGCTGTGGATTGAACGCCGCCTTCTTCTTCGTCGCAATGGAAGCCGATGGAGGCACAGCACGTTATGGCTACAAAGGACCCGTGTATGGCACGGGCTATTGCGATGCCCAGTTAGCTTCCACCAACAAGCCGACTTGCCACGAATTAGACATCATCGAATCCAATAGTTTGACGACTCTGTTAGCCACTCACACCTGCAACGCGTCCCAATATTGCGAGCCTACAGGCTGCGGTTTCATGCCGTATCCACTTGGCCAAACGAAGTTTTACGGACGCGGTAGAACGTTCAGCGTTGACACTACGAAGCCCTTCACGGTCGTCACTCGCTTCGTCACCGTCGATGGAAAGGACACGGGCAATTTGAAAGAGATCCAGCGCTTCTACAAGCAAAACGGGAGGATAATTCCTAATCCTACG GTTGGGGGGAATTTCAACTCGGTGTCGGACGCTTATTGCCGTTACTACGGGCTGAATAATCTCGGCGGCCTATCGGCCAGTATGACGCAAGGCttgaaaaagggaatggtccTCACCATGGGCTTGTGGGGAGACCTTAAAAATCCCGATTTCATGGGCTGGTTAGACAAACCACCCTATGGTCCTTGTCCTGTCTACAGCAATCCCAATCCTAGGGTCACCTATGGCAATATCAAGTACGGACCCATCGGATCAACCGCTTGA
- the LOC123475582 gene encoding uncharacterized protein LOC123475582, which produces MTLPLKIKSSVLNPPKKFSVFVVIGLILMAASGLVVYYVFCVPAQPFTDNAVMDNKVDVSVVCPPPVAPTNCPAPPDNLPLCNFAPTCPPIPCASVPAQACRPCPTHPPCTAWNCQPVTCPTAAPNRVPNIIGNLSSYEMTNTKAIDLIRRYPPNSYERLQVAVQLLGFSIEWWVNTLTVRNCRFDKRRVCTFCKDRYRYLRCIVENELDSNRYTDRESGNANRIYMFHDRDGRDWFPPNFRHRVDHSTKNEAYTDKQDPNYDVTYGMETDTYEHFFKTQKALSFWIDRPGTPNRRHCTPCDGNDSMEHVKCTTYAHFDWALDWWPPHQ; this is translated from the exons ATGACACTGCCgttgaaaataaaatccaGCGTTTTAaatccccccaaaaaat TCTCCGTTTTCGTTGTTATCGGATTAATTTTAATGGCGGCATCCGGACTGGTGGTTTACTACGTGTTCTGTGTTCCAGCCCAACCGTTCACCGACAATGCTGTAATGGATAACAAGGTCGATGTTAGCGTTGTTTGCCCCCCACCAGTTGCTCCAACCAACTGCCCTGCCCCACCTGATAATTTACCTCTTTGCAATTTCGCACCGACTTGTCCGCCCATCCCTTGCGCCAGCGTTCCAGCTCAGGCATGTCGACCATGTCCAACTCATCCGCCGTGCACTGCGTGGAATTGCCAGCCGGTCACGTGTCCAACTGCGGCTCCGAATCGCGTCCCAAACATCATTGGCAATTTATCGTCGTACGAGATGACCAACACGAAAGCCATCGATTTGATTCGACGCTACCCACCGAACTCGTACGAACGCCTACAAGTGGCCGTTCAACTCTTGGGTTTCAGCATCGAATGGTGGGTCAATACGCTAACGGTGCGCAATTGCCGTTTCGACAAGAGACGGGTCTGCACGTTTTGCAAGGATCGCTATCGGTACCTGCGCTGCATTGTGGAAAACGAACTCGATTCCAACAGATACACGGACAGGGAATCCGGTAATGCCAACAGGATTTACATGTTCCATGACCGCGACGGTCGCGATTGGTTCCCGCCCAACTTCCGCCATCGTGTGGATCATTCGACTAAGAATGAGGCGTACACGGACAAGCAGGATCCGAATTACGATGTGACGTACGGCATGGAGACTGACACGTATGagcattttttcaaaacgcAAAAGGCGCTCAGCTTTTGGATTGATAGACCGGGCACGCCCAACAGGAGGCACTGCACACCTTGCGACGGGAACGATTCGATGGAGCACGTCAAATGCACGACGTATGCACATTTTGATTGGGCTTTGGACTGGTGGCCACCGCATCAGTAG
- the LOC116929156 gene encoding LOW QUALITY PROTEIN: probable 4-coumarate--CoA ligase 1 (The sequence of the model RefSeq protein was modified relative to this genomic sequence to represent the inferred CDS: deleted 2 bases in 1 codon) — protein sequence MSNLRSTLQRALLLANQTSHGQKATMCNIAVPPKSRPTPDASKFENNIVTSPFNDCKLHDTSMVQMLFESASRWPTKIATECGVTGRKYSYEMMRQLIRRFGSALTRMGFQKGEVFAIISPNIPEFPIALYGASGAGMPVSLVNPTYTAEEMARQLSINGATALFGVAPMAATLKEVARLCPTIRRVILLGPPQEGIVSFQEMAQDSGDLFNENLDINAKEDIFLLPHSSGTSGLPKSVMLTHFNMSSNVMQFLEPGGTNHQLATSEYQDTYICLLPFFHTYGITILMNTGFETGAKLVTLPQFEIQSFFKTIDDHKPTALHIVPPLASLLAQYPALKTESFSRLHTVFCGAAPLSVQTTVNLLERLNVPNLSLQEGYGLSETSPGILMSPLGNVKLGSCGSPISRSKAKIIDHQVGDDALAPYQQGELYVAGPQVMKGYYNNPEATKEMISEDGWLRTGDVAYYDEEGHFYIVDRLKELIKVKGFQVAPAELEDILTSHPAVAEAAVIGIPDEQAGELPRAYVVKKAGMDSVSEAEVAAYVNSKVSAHKQIKGGIQFCMAIPKNNMGKILRRELRSQFANAK from the exons ATGTCAAACTTACGATCAACTTTGCAAAGAGCCTTATTGCTAGCCAACCAGACTAGCCATGGCCAAAAAGCCACCATGTGCAATATTGCTGTGCCACCTAAATCAAGACCGACGCCAGATGCCTCTAAATTTGAAAACAACATTGTCACATCGCCGTTTAATGATTGCAAGCTCCACGACACGTCGATGGTCCAAATGCTTTTCGAAAGTGCCAGCCGCTGGCCCACCAAAATCGCAACG GAATGCGGAGTAACTGGACGTAAATACAGTTACGAAATGATGCGCCAATTGATTCGCCGTTTCGGCAGCGCGCTGACTCGAATGGGATTCCAAAAGGGCGAAGTGTTTGCCATCATTTCGCCAAACATTCCAGAATTCCCTATCGCGTTGTATGGAGCCTCCGGTGCCGGAATGCCCGTCTCTTTGGTCAACCCTACCTACACTGCTG AGGAAATGGCTCGTCAATTGTCCATCAATGGCGCCACTGCTCTTTTCGGTGTTGCACCGATGGCAGCGACACTGAAAGAGGTGGCCCGTCTTTGCCCAACTATTCGACGCGTCATCCTGTTGGGTCCACCTCAAGAAGGAATCGTCTCTTTCCAGGAAATGGCGCAAGATTCCGGTGATCTTTTCAACGAAAACCTCGAC ATTAATGCTAAAGAGGATATCTTCCTGCTGCCCCACTCTAGCGGAACATCAG GTTTACCCAAGAGCGTCATGTTGACCCACTTCAACATGAGTTCGAACGTCATGCAATTCTTGGAACCTGGCGGCACCAATCACCAACTGGCTACATCCGAATACCAAGACACTTACATCTGTCTTCTTCCCTTCTTCCACACTTACGGCATCACGATTCTAATGAACACTGGATTCGAAACAGGCGCTAAATTGGTGACACTTCCTCAGTTCGAAATTCAGAGTTTCTTTAAAACCATTGACGATCACAAG CCGACTGCGTTGCACATTGTTCCGCCTCTAGCATCTCTTCTCGCCCAATATCCGGCTCTAAAAACCGAATCCTTCAGCCGTTTACACACAGTTTTCTGCGGAGCGGCTCCATTAAGCGTCCAGACGACGGTTAATCTCCTCGAACGTCTTAATGTTCCAAACTTGAGTCTTCAAGAag GTTACGGACTTTCGGAAACATCGCCCGGAATTCTAATGTCTCCATTAGGAAATGTCAAGCTCGGCTCTTGTGGTTCTCCCATTTCCAGATCAAAGGCCAAAATTATCGATCACCAGGTTGGTGATGACGCTTTGGCACCTTACCAGCAAGGTGAACTCTACGTCGCTGGTCCGCAGGTCATGAAGGGCTACTACAACAATCCCGAAGCCACCAAAGAAATGATTAGC GAGGACGGTTGGCTACGTACTGGCGATGTGGCCTATTACGACGAAGAAGGCCATTTCTACATCGTCGACCGATTGAAAGAGCTCATCAAAGTCAAAGGattccag GTTGCTCCGGCTGAGCTTGAGGATATCCTGACCAGCCATCCGGCTGTGGCCGAAGCTGCTGTTATAGGAATCCCGGACGAACAGGCAGGTGAACTTCCACGGGCTTACGTTGTCAAGAAAGCTGGAATGGATTCGGTCAGCGAGGCTGAAGTCGCAGCTTACGTCAATTCCAAAGTATCGGCccacaaacaaatcaaaggaGGCATCCAGTTCTGCATGGCGATTCCTAAAAATAACATGGGCAAGATTTTGCGACGTGAACTGCGATCTCAATTTGCTAATGCAAAGTAA